A region of Paenibacillus sp. JNUCC-31 DNA encodes the following proteins:
- a CDS encoding DivIVA domain-containing protein, producing the protein MDEHMKRRLDKQRQLFKQLGVQLDALSIHEKQFNYKLRGYDPDEVDAYLDLVIKDYERFYANIADLMDKWQEQQLTIRDLKSTAKPVEDPTKIDRKQLDDIVKQLEYSVRQLKIRARPEQDLFSE; encoded by the coding sequence ATGGATGAGCATATGAAACGAAGATTGGACAAACAAAGACAATTATTCAAGCAATTGGGCGTGCAGCTCGACGCCTTATCCATTCATGAAAAACAATTCAACTATAAACTTCGTGGTTATGATCCGGATGAGGTGGATGCCTATCTGGATTTGGTTATTAAGGATTACGAACGTTTCTATGCCAATATAGCGGATCTGATGGACAAGTGGCAAGAACAGCAGTTAACGATTCGGGATCTGAAATCAACGGCGAAGCCTGTAGAAGATCCAACGAAGATTGATCGCAAACAGCTGGATGATATTGTGAAACAACTGGAATACAGTGTTCGGCAATTAAAAATTAGGGCCCGCCCTGAGCAGGACCTGTTCTCGGAGTAA
- a CDS encoding metallophosphoesterase family protein, whose translation MKIIVISDTHLPRKARTLPAPLVEALSDADLILHAGDWSDWSVYKLLSAYAPVEGVAGNTDPPEIGQKLGFSRIVEADGLRFGLVHGHLGTKSTEQNAIHTFAGQQVDAVIFGHSHIPVMHTVNDVLIFNPGSPTDRRRQSQYSFGIMTTQMGKLQAEHVFFDAK comes from the coding sequence ATGAAAATTATTGTCATCTCGGACACTCATTTGCCTCGAAAAGCACGTACGTTACCCGCTCCCCTGGTTGAGGCGCTATCCGATGCCGATCTGATTCTCCATGCGGGGGACTGGTCGGACTGGAGTGTATACAAGCTGCTCAGCGCTTATGCACCCGTTGAAGGTGTTGCAGGCAATACGGACCCGCCTGAAATAGGTCAAAAACTAGGGTTCTCCCGCATCGTTGAGGCGGACGGTTTGCGTTTTGGTCTTGTACATGGTCATCTTGGAACGAAGTCTACCGAGCAGAATGCGATCCATACCTTTGCAGGGCAGCAGGTGGATGCTGTGATATTCGGACACTCGCACATCCCGGTGATGCATACGGTTAATGATGTGCTGATATTTAATCCGGGTTCTCCTACGGATCGGCGACGCCAATCGCAGTATTCTTTTGGTATCATGACGACACAGATGGGGAAATTGCAGGCGGAACATGTTTTTTTTGATGCAAAATAG
- a CDS encoding YidH family protein, whose translation MNEVIHISDRDQDLTTIDSKYVQQHLANERTFLAWVRTGIAMIGVGFLAAGFGFSSTAYDRMAHIAAIIIGITSLVSGMSIILYSASAYHRKRNQINSQTFQASTGLIRFLTLMLLVIGLALAVLLYVLLFPAWQN comes from the coding sequence ATGAACGAGGTGATTCACATCTCAGACAGAGACCAAGATCTAACCACCATTGACTCCAAATATGTACAACAGCATCTGGCTAACGAGCGGACCTTTCTGGCTTGGGTACGTACCGGCATTGCCATGATCGGGGTCGGCTTTCTTGCAGCCGGATTCGGCTTCAGTTCCACAGCATATGACCGGATGGCTCATATTGCGGCAATCATCATCGGTATTACCTCCCTGGTCAGCGGTATGTCGATCATCCTGTACTCCGCTTCCGCTTACCACCGAAAACGCAATCAGATCAATTCACAGACGTTCCAGGCTTCCACCGGATTAATCCGGTTCCTGACACTGATGCTGCTGGTGATCGGATTGGCTCTTGCCGTATTACTGTATGTATTGTTATTCCCTGCCTGGCAGAATTAA
- a CDS encoding TraR/DksA C4-type zinc finger protein yields MSTLNKAQLQQLKNVLLEQRENLQRHFESSMEDGAPAESLKDSTGELSSYDNHPADAGTETFERSRDLAIDDTLTDEFNQVNEALERIDQGTYGTCVTCGKDIPFERLEAIPYTAYCIDDTPNRELSNERPVEEEVMTMPPTGAGEVRQRNAGKFDNADAWEAVEEYGTSNSPATAAKRDVKDYDENM; encoded by the coding sequence ATGAGTACATTAAACAAAGCTCAACTTCAACAACTAAAAAACGTTCTTTTGGAACAACGCGAAAACCTACAGCGCCATTTTGAATCCAGCATGGAAGACGGTGCTCCCGCCGAATCCCTGAAAGATTCAACAGGCGAACTGTCATCATACGATAATCACCCGGCAGACGCCGGTACGGAAACGTTTGAGCGAAGCCGTGATTTGGCGATCGATGATACGTTAACCGACGAGTTCAATCAGGTAAACGAAGCGTTGGAGCGAATCGATCAGGGAACGTATGGCACCTGTGTGACCTGTGGTAAAGATATTCCCTTCGAACGACTTGAGGCAATCCCTTACACAGCCTACTGTATCGATGATACGCCTAACCGCGAGTTAAGCAACGAACGGCCGGTTGAAGAGGAGGTCATGACGATGCCGCCAACCGGTGCCGGAGAAGTAAGACAGCGCAATGCTGGCAAGTTCGATAACGCTGACGCCTGGGAAGCCGTCGAGGAGTATGGCACATCGAACTCCCCCGCAACCGCAGCCAAACGTGACGTGAAAGATTATGATGAAAACATGTAG
- a CDS encoding acyltransferase has protein sequence MPRKERIAEIESLRGIAFAAVVLQHSIAHYSLVPEAGLQDGVLFAILLMLSKFAVPLFIFITGMVLFYNTGDKLHYGRFMQKRLTDVIVPYIIWSLIYFTLSPRGWNGFGWGNIPDLGLKLITGKTTSHFWYIIMLIQFYLLFPLFLRAIRYVYNRYEARGRMIALLISGVVYLVLADQLRNIAKVMEGLNIPVLTDVFTTYADRNFLYFFFYFVLGAAAGLSVQRWNEWIHRLRWVYWSVFIVLGLRFIYMLMLEFQKPEGIQITFYTVSLIRPDMIVFLIASIMVMYQLAGKLHHVRGTRLLAWIGGVSYGGYLMHMLMLRYSYIPDEQFYVALGLNPVVRLIITWLLALALSCVLTWLISRTSWGKWIVGTVPKSKSKSTG, from the coding sequence ATGCCTCGTAAAGAACGAATTGCTGAAATTGAAAGTCTGAGGGGAATTGCTTTTGCAGCAGTTGTCCTTCAGCATTCCATAGCTCATTATTCTCTGGTTCCTGAAGCTGGACTGCAAGACGGTGTATTGTTCGCGATCCTGCTGATGCTGTCCAAATTTGCTGTCCCGCTGTTTATTTTTATCACAGGCATGGTACTTTTCTACAATACAGGAGACAAGCTGCACTATGGACGCTTCATGCAAAAGCGATTAACGGACGTTATCGTCCCATATATCATCTGGTCACTGATCTATTTTACACTCTCGCCTCGCGGCTGGAACGGATTTGGTTGGGGAAATATCCCTGACCTTGGTTTAAAATTAATCACGGGTAAAACGACCTCACATTTTTGGTACATCATCATGCTAATTCAGTTTTATCTGTTGTTTCCCCTGTTTTTGCGGGCAATTCGATATGTATACAATCGGTACGAGGCTAGGGGGCGCATGATCGCTCTTCTGATCTCCGGTGTGGTGTATCTTGTTCTCGCGGATCAATTGAGAAATATCGCCAAGGTTATGGAAGGGTTGAATATCCCGGTGCTGACGGATGTCTTTACGACTTATGCAGATCGAAATTTTCTGTATTTCTTTTTTTATTTTGTGCTTGGTGCGGCAGCCGGGCTATCGGTCCAACGCTGGAATGAATGGATTCATCGTTTACGCTGGGTTTATTGGTCCGTGTTTATTGTTCTTGGTCTACGGTTTATATATATGTTAATGCTTGAATTCCAGAAGCCGGAGGGCATACAGATTACGTTCTATACCGTCAGTCTTATCCGTCCGGATATGATCGTATTCCTGATCGCTTCCATCATGGTGATGTACCAGCTGGCAGGCAAGCTCCATCATGTCAGGGGAACACGATTGCTGGCGTGGATTGGCGGGGTTTCGTACGGGGGTTACCTGATGCATATGCTTATGTTGCGTTATAGTTATATTCCAGATGAACAGTTTTATGTGGCACTGGGGTTAAACCCGGTAGTCCGGCTGATCATCACCTGGTTGCTGGCTCTTGCATTATCCTGTGTACTTACATGGCTCATCTCCCGCACAAGCTGGGGCAAGTGGATTGTCGGAACGGTACCTAAATCAAAGTCGAAGTCTACTGGATGA
- a CDS encoding general stress protein, whose protein sequence is MQKKIVGVFNTEREASSAIEGLKAQGFTSDEISVVTQDRDELKAIREETGTKAPEGVAAGAATGGVLGGVAGLLAGIGALAIPGIGPILAAGPIAAAFTGAAVGAGAGGLVGGLVGLGIPEEDARQYEEYVQNGKILLLVDSTDRDTDVYHVFSTNSDLNRDSMGVHREEVAAERPDLDMEERRMEAQNKAARFGNNTFL, encoded by the coding sequence ATGCAGAAGAAAATCGTAGGTGTGTTTAATACAGAACGTGAGGCATCATCGGCCATCGAGGGACTGAAAGCGCAAGGTTTCACTTCAGACGAAATTTCGGTGGTCACACAGGACCGGGATGAACTGAAGGCGATTCGCGAAGAGACAGGCACGAAAGCGCCTGAAGGTGTAGCTGCAGGTGCGGCAACAGGTGGCGTGCTCGGCGGAGTAGCTGGTTTGCTCGCAGGTATCGGGGCACTCGCGATTCCGGGTATAGGTCCTATACTGGCAGCTGGCCCCATTGCCGCAGCCTTTACGGGTGCTGCTGTGGGCGCAGGAGCAGGCGGACTGGTAGGAGGACTCGTAGGTCTCGGTATCCCGGAAGAGGATGCCAGACAGTATGAGGAATACGTGCAAAATGGCAAAATCCTGCTGCTCGTGGACTCCACGGATCGAGACACGGATGTTTATCATGTGTTCAGCACGAACAGTGATTTGAACCGGGACAGCATGGGTGTCCACCGAGAAGAGGTGGCAGCTGAGCGCCCGGATCTGGATATGGAAGAGCGGAGAATGGAAGCCCAGAATAAGGCGGCTCGATTTGGCAACAATACTTTTCTATAA
- the hrpB gene encoding ATP-dependent helicase HrpB, with protein MKTDLPIQQIIPELRQLFQDEDTGVLIAEPGAGKTTVVPLAMLDEPWVGGRKIIMLEPRRLAARSAAARMAASLGEKAGQTVGYRVRMDTRVSKATRIEVVTEGVLTRMLQQDQGLEDTAMIIFDEFHERHLHGDLGLALALESRAMLRPDLKLLVMSATLDPAPVCALLGEGTRWIDCPGRTFPVETRYISKPVSAQLETFTAQAVIKALSEQEGDVLVFLPGAKEIHRTERELSNLMLPAHVEIHSLYGSMPIERQDEAVRPAEAGQRKVVLSTSIAESSLTLPGVTVVVDAGLSRASVFSPRTGMSRLVTLPVSKASADQRRGRAGRIAPGVCYRLWSEEAHGALPDAAKPEIASADLAPLALELAVWGVQSPAELQWLDTPPDAAYGQAQALLRQLGGLDDAGRITPFGRRMNTLGVHPRLASMLLRAAELGLASYASMLAALLQEPAGLRSSGSAGAGTDLRPRVEALLTADSSGMPQAAASVADGAAVRRMLQESRQLRAALGPAADPVRPDEDSCGWLLSFAYPDRIGQRREDGRYLLSSGRGVRLAATESLSRSTYLVAAEADDQGADARILLAAPVQEKRLLDLGPHMLHEEVQVAWDRNTRSVRAHRRLRIGAITMKESSIAQPPEDQVLEALLSGIRMEGLDSLPWTKSSRQLADRMRFLHHHLPEWPGLIEDHLTEELADQLRPFLTGMRSAADLKRLSMQDVLLGGLSWEERQQLDREAPTHIQVPSGSRIPVDYSRPDDPTLAVRLQEMFGQQETPRIGGGRVPLTMHLLSPAQRPVQVTRDLANFWRETYFEVKKDLKGRYPKHYWPDDPLEAIATNRTKPRI; from the coding sequence ATGAAGACGGATTTACCGATACAACAGATTATCCCTGAGCTGAGACAGTTATTTCAGGATGAGGATACAGGTGTGTTAATTGCGGAACCAGGTGCGGGTAAAACAACCGTTGTCCCACTGGCTATGCTGGATGAGCCATGGGTAGGTGGACGAAAAATCATCATGCTGGAACCCCGCAGGCTTGCGGCTCGCTCTGCAGCCGCACGGATGGCGGCTTCACTTGGTGAAAAAGCGGGACAGACCGTAGGATATCGGGTGCGGATGGATACTCGTGTAAGTAAGGCTACTCGCATTGAAGTGGTGACAGAGGGAGTATTAACCCGAATGCTTCAACAGGATCAGGGACTGGAAGATACGGCGATGATTATCTTTGATGAGTTTCATGAGCGGCATTTACATGGCGATCTTGGTTTGGCGCTTGCGCTTGAATCCAGGGCCATGCTGCGTCCAGATTTGAAGCTGCTGGTGATGTCAGCAACGCTGGACCCGGCTCCTGTCTGTGCATTGCTGGGGGAGGGAACCCGATGGATCGATTGCCCGGGGAGGACGTTTCCGGTGGAGACCCGATATATATCCAAACCGGTATCTGCACAGCTGGAGACTTTTACAGCTCAGGCGGTCATAAAGGCACTGTCGGAACAGGAAGGAGATGTGCTGGTTTTCCTTCCAGGTGCAAAAGAAATCCATCGCACAGAACGAGAGTTGTCCAATCTCATGCTCCCTGCTCATGTTGAGATTCATTCCTTATATGGCAGCATGCCGATAGAAAGGCAGGATGAGGCTGTACGCCCTGCAGAAGCAGGCCAACGCAAGGTTGTGCTGTCTACATCCATTGCCGAATCCAGTCTGACCTTGCCAGGTGTCACGGTCGTGGTGGATGCGGGCTTGAGTCGGGCGTCGGTATTCTCGCCTCGGACCGGCATGAGCCGGCTTGTCACCTTGCCGGTGTCCAAGGCATCAGCCGATCAGCGGCGGGGGCGCGCGGGGCGGATTGCACCGGGCGTATGTTACCGGCTATGGAGCGAAGAGGCTCACGGCGCGCTGCCTGATGCAGCAAAGCCGGAGATTGCCTCCGCGGACCTTGCGCCGCTGGCGCTGGAGCTTGCCGTCTGGGGTGTACAGTCCCCTGCTGAGCTGCAGTGGCTGGACACCCCGCCTGATGCCGCCTACGGCCAGGCACAGGCGCTGCTGCGCCAGCTGGGCGGCCTGGACGACGCAGGCCGCATCACGCCCTTCGGGCGGCGGATGAACACGCTTGGCGTGCATCCGCGACTGGCCAGCATGCTGCTCCGCGCGGCGGAGCTTGGGCTGGCCAGCTACGCCAGCATGCTGGCGGCACTGCTGCAGGAGCCTGCCGGCCTCCGCAGCAGTGGCAGTGCTGGCGCGGGCACCGACTTGCGCCCGCGCGTGGAAGCGCTGCTGACCGCGGACAGCAGCGGCATGCCGCAAGCGGCAGCGTCTGTCGCAGACGGCGCTGCCGTGCGGCGCATGCTGCAGGAGAGCCGCCAGCTGCGCGCGGCGCTCGGCCCGGCGGCCGATCCGGTACGGCCGGATGAGGACAGCTGCGGATGGCTGCTGTCCTTTGCCTATCCGGACCGGATCGGGCAACGCAGGGAGGACGGCCGCTATCTGTTGAGCAGTGGCCGCGGGGTACGGCTCGCAGCGACAGAATCGCTGAGCCGTTCAACGTACCTGGTCGCAGCCGAGGCCGATGACCAGGGCGCGGATGCGCGCATCCTGCTGGCTGCGCCAGTGCAGGAGAAGAGATTGCTGGACCTTGGTCCCCATATGCTGCATGAAGAGGTGCAGGTGGCCTGGGACCGCAATACCCGAAGTGTGCGTGCGCATAGAAGGCTGCGGATCGGAGCCATTACGATGAAAGAGAGCAGCATTGCACAACCTCCTGAAGATCAGGTACTGGAAGCATTGCTCTCAGGAATACGCATGGAAGGGCTGGATAGTCTGCCTTGGACGAAATCTTCGCGGCAGTTGGCAGACAGGATGCGTTTTTTGCATCATCATTTGCCGGAATGGCCGGGTCTCATCGAGGATCATCTGACCGAAGAACTGGCAGATCAACTCCGTCCGTTTCTGACAGGCATGCGATCTGCTGCGGATCTCAAGCGATTGTCGATGCAGGATGTGTTGCTCGGTGGACTGAGCTGGGAAGAGCGACAGCAGTTGGATCGTGAAGCGCCTACACATATTCAGGTACCCAGCGGCTCGCGTATTCCGGTGGATTACAGCCGTCCTGATGACCCCACGCTCGCGGTTAGACTACAGGAGATGTTTGGACAGCAAGAGACCCCGCGTATTGGCGGTGGCCGAGTACCTTTGACCATGCATTTGCTGTCCCCGGCGCAGCGGCCTGTACAGGTCACGCGAGATCTGGCCAATTTTTGGCGGGAGACTTATTTTGAGGTCAAGAAAGATTTGAAAGGCCGTTATCCGAAGCATTATTGGCCGGATGATCCGCTCGAAGCGATAGCGACTAACCGCACCAAGCCGCGAATATAG
- a CDS encoding helix-turn-helix transcriptional regulator has product MAFMIAQRAFIKLYLITMVEQHRGYGYEMLEAMKQEFKAYGYVPPQSEIYRALHELVQQGVFYRTKKLKGNDPKVDFQEIVLYHFTDDGAEKAELYKKQVKADLDRCLGMLHKAEEDNYGAKGR; this is encoded by the coding sequence GTGGCTTTTATGATTGCGCAGCGGGCATTTATTAAGCTGTATCTGATTACGATGGTCGAACAACATAGGGGATATGGCTATGAAATGCTGGAGGCAATGAAGCAGGAATTCAAAGCCTACGGTTATGTACCACCCCAGAGCGAAATATACCGGGCGCTGCACGAATTGGTTCAACAGGGTGTCTTTTACCGTACGAAGAAGTTGAAGGGCAATGATCCCAAAGTCGATTTTCAGGAAATTGTTTTATATCACTTCACGGATGATGGTGCGGAGAAAGCCGAATTATATAAAAAACAGGTCAAAGCCGATCTTGATCGTTGTCTCGGGATGTTGCACAAGGCAGAAGAGGACAATTACGGAGCGAAAGGAAGATAA
- a CDS encoding Gfo/Idh/MocA family protein, with amino-acid sequence MNRHLQWGVLGTSTIAKNAVIPAIQQSERGEVLAIASRSKEKAEALASELDIARAYGSYDELIADPDIEAVYIPLPNHMHKEWTIKAAQAGKHVLCEKPAALNAEEAAEMIEACQQHGVLFAEAIMYRYHPKHRRVQEIIASGEIGAVRAIHGNFTCNTADDKDNVRFKREMGGGSLFDLGVYPISAARMYLGQEPEAVTVHALFSEEHDGVDMMASGLVEFPNSVALTFDCGMWASGRAEMEILGTDGRIELPKVFGWENSDIPPQIIVHTDSVSREERVSVSNSYVLQAETFAAAVLEGETLPFSPQNTIQNMRVIDACLESARTRQRVQLVD; translated from the coding sequence ATGAACAGACACTTACAGTGGGGCGTACTTGGTACATCCACAATCGCGAAAAATGCAGTCATTCCGGCGATCCAGCAATCCGAGCGTGGTGAGGTCCTGGCGATAGCCAGTCGCAGCAAGGAGAAGGCTGAAGCTCTTGCGAGTGAACTCGATATCGCGAGAGCCTATGGCAGCTATGATGAACTTATTGCTGATCCGGATATTGAAGCCGTCTATATTCCTCTGCCGAACCACATGCACAAGGAGTGGACGATCAAGGCAGCACAGGCTGGAAAGCATGTTTTATGTGAAAAACCGGCAGCCTTAAATGCGGAAGAAGCAGCAGAAATGATTGAGGCATGTCAACAGCATGGCGTTCTTTTTGCAGAAGCGATTATGTATCGGTATCATCCGAAGCATAGACGCGTACAAGAGATTATAGCCAGTGGGGAGATTGGTGCTGTGAGAGCCATCCATGGCAATTTCACCTGTAATACCGCTGATGACAAAGACAATGTGAGATTTAAAAGAGAGATGGGCGGAGGATCATTATTTGATCTTGGCGTATATCCGATCTCGGCAGCCCGTATGTATCTGGGACAGGAGCCGGAAGCTGTAACGGTACACGCTCTATTCTCGGAAGAGCATGATGGTGTCGATATGATGGCTTCAGGACTTGTGGAATTTCCGAATTCGGTAGCGTTAACCTTTGACTGCGGCATGTGGGCCTCTGGACGAGCCGAGATGGAGATCCTCGGTACCGATGGACGGATTGAACTGCCCAAAGTGTTCGGCTGGGAGAACAGTGATATTCCACCGCAAATTATTGTACATACCGATTCCGTCAGCCGTGAGGAACGTGTATCGGTGTCTAACTCCTATGTTTTGCAGGCGGAGACCTTTGCAGCCGCGGTGCTTGAAGGAGAAACGTTACCGTTCAGTCCGCAAAATACGATTCAGAATATGCGTGTCATAGATGCTTGCCTGGAATCGGCCCGAACTCGTCAACGGGTGCAACTGGTTGATTAG
- a CDS encoding MFS transporter — MSEGTVAGKQGIGELIRIRPYVQFMLSKVVSRFGDSIDSIAYSWMVYILTGSKLLMGTLLAVNFLPSIFLGLFVGALVDRMSPKKVIVLTNTGRGLFVGITALLFGLGELQVWHLFVITVLNSLLECFASPAEVSSVPRLLPKSMLLSGNAMASSATRVAELAGLAVAGTLIATAGITWTILIDAGLFALSALLMSRVGYPNVLTSSNNENTSSHSPDSPPARKSIFSEMTEAFHFMRKHVLLLIVSILFAFVNFCLMPFNVLRTPYVIETLHAGAGGLSLLSGLIVGGMVLSGLWLSHRGSNYRKSVLVVAGIVMVGLSYAMTALPAYMTSYQLPVAAVFCLMMGMGIPLATTPLASYLMEVTPSEMLGRVYALQSMLVVSVSPIGSLVSGALADWVALPILFIVFGVLLAMSAALVLLSKTFRTVL, encoded by the coding sequence ATGAGCGAAGGTACAGTTGCAGGTAAGCAAGGGATCGGAGAATTAATTCGGATCAGGCCTTATGTACAGTTTATGCTGAGCAAGGTTGTATCCAGATTCGGCGATTCGATTGATTCCATAGCCTATAGCTGGATGGTGTACATTCTGACTGGTTCAAAGCTATTAATGGGAACTCTGCTGGCGGTGAATTTTTTGCCAAGTATTTTTTTGGGGTTATTTGTCGGCGCACTGGTGGATCGCATGTCACCGAAAAAAGTAATTGTGCTCACCAATACTGGTCGTGGATTGTTCGTTGGCATTACAGCACTTTTGTTTGGTCTGGGTGAGCTGCAAGTCTGGCATCTGTTTGTCATCACCGTTCTGAATTCCCTCCTGGAGTGTTTCGCGTCACCAGCTGAGGTATCCAGTGTACCGCGTTTGCTTCCCAAGTCGATGCTCCTGTCGGGTAATGCCATGGCCTCATCTGCAACCCGGGTTGCGGAACTCGCAGGACTTGCAGTGGCAGGTACGTTAATTGCAACGGCAGGGATCACATGGACGATTCTGATCGATGCGGGTTTGTTTGCCTTAAGTGCACTCCTTATGAGCCGTGTAGGTTACCCGAATGTTTTAACATCATCTAACAATGAAAATACGTCATCACATTCACCGGATTCTCCTCCGGCAAGAAAAAGCATATTCTCTGAAATGACGGAAGCCTTTCATTTTATGCGTAAACATGTGTTGTTACTGATCGTCTCCATTCTGTTTGCCTTCGTTAACTTCTGTCTGATGCCGTTCAATGTCCTTCGCACGCCATATGTCATTGAAACGTTGCACGCCGGAGCGGGAGGACTAAGTCTGCTCAGCGGACTGATCGTGGGAGGCATGGTACTTAGCGGCTTGTGGCTGTCACATCGAGGGTCTAATTACCGAAAAAGTGTACTGGTCGTTGCCGGGATTGTCATGGTGGGGCTCAGTTATGCGATGACTGCACTCCCCGCTTACATGACGTCTTATCAGCTTCCTGTTGCTGCTGTCTTTTGTCTGATGATGGGTATGGGAATTCCGCTCGCAACCACACCCCTTGCATCCTATCTCATGGAAGTTACGCCCTCCGAAATGCTCGGCAGGGTGTATGCTCTTCAAAGTATGCTGGTCGTGAGTGTATCCCCAATTGGGAGCTTGGTTTCAGGAGCTCTTGCAGATTGGGTGGCATTACCGATTCTGTTTATCGTGTTTGGTGTCTTGCTGGCGATGTCAGCCGCTTTAGTGCTTTTGAGCAAGACGTTTCGCACTGTTTTATAA
- a CDS encoding ArsR/SmtB family transcription factor, with product MQRKVLSTIEEIKVYSDPYRIQIMNMFNKQGRPSTVKEIADQMGEVPAKVHYHVKKLEKIGLLTIVSTREINGIIAKYYEPFKGEIQLRNEDEENSPLKEVFRSETFKLLNEMYEQSRRRFMNQAENGDRMFITDMTLYASREEVEQLYNNITKMCEPYLTKDKHSTDQEAFHLFSSLSKDTVNKPVSETDVKLKKKVSPDKGRSVAKASKPAKKQKKSSSGGQAEE from the coding sequence ATGCAGCGCAAAGTACTTTCAACGATTGAAGAAATCAAGGTCTACTCCGATCCGTATCGGATACAGATCATGAATATGTTTAACAAACAGGGCAGACCCTCTACGGTCAAAGAGATCGCCGACCAGATGGGCGAGGTACCAGCCAAGGTACATTATCATGTGAAAAAACTGGAGAAAATCGGTCTGCTCACCATCGTATCCACTCGTGAAATTAATGGAATCATCGCCAAATATTATGAACCCTTCAAGGGAGAAATTCAGCTCCGTAACGAAGATGAAGAGAATTCACCTTTGAAGGAGGTATTTCGTTCCGAAACCTTCAAATTGTTAAATGAAATGTATGAGCAGAGCCGTCGGCGATTTATGAATCAGGCGGAGAACGGGGACCGCATGTTCATCACGGATATGACGTTGTATGCTAGCCGGGAAGAAGTAGAGCAGCTGTACAACAATATTACGAAGATGTGTGAACCCTATTTAACGAAAGATAAGCATAGTACGGACCAGGAGGCCTTTCATTTATTCAGTTCCTTATCCAAAGATACGGTGAATAAGCCCGTTTCGGAAACAGATGTGAAATTGAAAAAGAAGGTTTCACCCGATAAGGGCAGGTCTGTTGCAAAGGCGTCAAAACCTGCTAAAAAGCAGAAGAAATCCTCGTCTGGTGGTCAGGCGGAAGAGTAA
- a CDS encoding Rrf2 family transcriptional regulator, with amino-acid sequence MSTHFSVSVHCLLLLSFSAPERVTSALIAGSVNTNPVVVRRILGGLKKAGLVDSSPGTRGFYLAKPSSEITLAMIYQAAKDEGPLFPIHGNCNPNCDVGLRIDSLLTNLYQVAESKVEQFFASITLEDMERSCSQLEVLPSHAE; translated from the coding sequence ATGAGTACTCATTTTTCGGTCAGTGTGCATTGTTTGTTGTTGTTGTCTTTCAGCGCGCCTGAGCGAGTCACTTCGGCACTGATTGCTGGTAGTGTGAATACGAACCCTGTCGTGGTCAGACGTATTCTGGGCGGGTTGAAAAAGGCAGGACTTGTTGACTCCTCACCAGGAACAAGAGGATTCTATCTTGCCAAGCCTTCAAGCGAAATCACATTAGCGATGATCTATCAGGCTGCCAAGGATGAAGGCCCGTTGTTTCCGATTCACGGTAACTGCAATCCGAATTGTGATGTGGGCCTTCGGATCGATAGTCTTCTGACCAATCTCTACCAGGTTGCCGAATCCAAGGTGGAACAGTTCTTCGCATCCATTACCCTTGAAGATATGGAGCGTTCCTGTTCCCAGTTGGAAGTTCTTCCATCACATGCTGAATAA